The following coding sequences lie in one Bacteroidota bacterium genomic window:
- the purH gene encoding bifunctional phosphoribosylaminoimidazolecarboxamide formyltransferase/IMP cyclohydrolase has translation MNRKIQRALISVYHKQGLESLLRKLHKFGVELYSTGGTYEYILSLGLPASTVESLTGFPAILGGRVKTLHPAVFGGILGRSGHPADQQELRTHGIPVFDLVVVDLYPFEKTIAETTDEQTLIEKIDIGGISLIRAAAKNFHDVLVVPAAEYYAELEMLLDQSEGSTTYDQRRRFAAYAFGVSSRYDSAIYGWVAGGQHGLRLAIEGTEPLRYGENPHQQGAFYGKLNEVFEQLSGKALSYNNILDLDAGLGLIAEFQEPAFAILKHNNACGLACRHTMAEAYKAALAGDPLSAFGGVLVANRPIDAETAAAMHELFFEVVAAPHYVESALNLLRQKKNRIILRTKAAVFPQKLFRSALNGILAQDRDLHRASQQGWNVVTLKAPDEKQVADLLFAAKAVKHARSNAIVLARNGQLLGQGAGHTSRVDAVRHAITKALENGFDLKGAVMASDAFFPFADSVEMAASHGISAVIQPGGSVRDQESVEACNRLGISMVFTGLRHFKH, from the coding sequence ATGAATAGAAAAATCCAAAGGGCACTCATCTCTGTTTACCACAAACAGGGCCTTGAGTCCCTCCTGCGAAAGCTTCATAAGTTTGGCGTGGAGCTTTATTCCACAGGTGGCACCTACGAGTATATCCTGAGCCTGGGTCTTCCGGCCAGCACTGTGGAGTCGCTCACAGGCTTTCCGGCCATCCTGGGCGGAAGGGTCAAAACCCTGCATCCGGCAGTCTTTGGGGGCATCCTCGGCAGGTCCGGTCATCCTGCCGATCAGCAGGAGCTCCGCACCCATGGCATACCTGTTTTCGATCTGGTAGTGGTTGACCTCTATCCTTTTGAAAAAACAATTGCCGAAACCACCGACGAACAGACCCTCATCGAAAAGATTGACATAGGCGGCATTTCGCTCATTCGGGCAGCTGCAAAAAATTTCCACGACGTGCTCGTTGTGCCTGCCGCTGAATACTATGCGGAGCTCGAGATGCTGCTCGATCAGTCGGAAGGTTCAACCACCTATGACCAAAGGCGGCGTTTTGCTGCCTATGCATTTGGCGTTAGCTCCCGCTACGATTCAGCTATTTACGGCTGGGTTGCCGGCGGACAGCATGGGCTGCGACTGGCCATAGAGGGCACCGAACCGCTGCGCTATGGCGAAAACCCGCATCAGCAGGGTGCCTTTTACGGCAAACTCAATGAGGTGTTTGAGCAGCTTTCGGGCAAAGCACTGTCGTACAACAACATCCTCGACCTTGATGCCGGCCTTGGCCTCATTGCCGAATTCCAAGAGCCTGCCTTTGCAATTCTCAAACACAATAATGCCTGCGGGCTGGCCTGCCGCCACACCATGGCAGAGGCTTACAAGGCTGCCCTGGCAGGCGATCCGCTTTCGGCTTTCGGCGGCGTGCTGGTGGCCAACAGGCCCATAGATGCCGAAACTGCTGCTGCCATGCATGAGCTGTTTTTCGAGGTGGTTGCCGCTCCCCATTACGTCGAAAGCGCGCTTAACCTACTGAGGCAAAAGAAAAATCGGATAATTTTGCGGACAAAGGCTGCAGTTTTTCCCCAAAAGCTGTTCAGATCGGCATTGAACGGCATACTTGCCCAGGACCGCGATTTGCATCGCGCCTCGCAGCAAGGCTGGAATGTCGTAACCCTGAAAGCTCCGGACGAAAAACAGGTAGCCGACCTGTTGTTTGCTGCAAAAGCCGTGAAGCATGCGCGCTCCAATGCCATTGTGCTGGCCCGCAACGGCCAGCTCCTCGGACAGGGGGCCGGACACACCTCACGCGTGGATGCAGTGCGTCACGCAATAACCAAAGCCCTCGAAAACGGGTTCGACCTCAAAGGAGCAGTCATGGCCTCTGATGCCTTCTTCCCCTTTGCCGATTCGGTCGAAATGGCAGCATCGCACGGCATCAGTGCAGTAATCCAACCGGGAGGCTCAGTGCGCGACCAGGAATCGGTGGAAGCCTGCAACCGACTGGGCATCAGCATGGTATTTACCGGGCTGAGGCATTTTAAACATTGA
- a CDS encoding ABC transporter permease: protein MNRFPLLRLLNESLRFAVVALMVNKVRTVLSLLGITIGIFSIIAVFSVFDSLEKTIRTEINSLGENVLFIQKWPWMAGGSDYPWWKYWQRPEPSLQEMAELERRSNAAKAFAFMVGTSRSISSGTATVEGVTINAVSHDYAEVMPFDLEAGRYFTPLESQSGRNVIIIGAEVREAIFPNTDPIGQQVKVFGRRMEVIGLLKKQGENLFGNSNDKSAIIPVNFARNVMDIRDRGTNILVKAKPGVSNAELKDELTGLMRSVRKLKPAAEDNFAINEMDLINKSFDQLFGVIAVVGWIIGGFSLLVGGFGIANIMFVSVKERTSQIGIQKALGAKNYFILVQFLLEAVFLAVMGGIVGLAIVFLLALVVTLTTSFTLTLSLQNILLGLFVSGFIGLISGFLPAWSASRLDPVEAMRSNF from the coding sequence ATGAACCGGTTTCCCCTTCTGCGTCTGCTCAACGAGAGCCTGCGGTTTGCAGTGGTTGCGCTCATGGTCAACAAGGTGCGCACCGTGCTTTCGCTGCTCGGAATCACCATAGGTATTTTTTCGATTATCGCGGTGTTTTCGGTGTTCGACAGTTTGGAGAAAACCATACGCACCGAGATCAACTCGCTGGGCGAGAATGTGTTGTTCATTCAGAAGTGGCCCTGGATGGCTGGTGGAAGCGACTATCCGTGGTGGAAATACTGGCAGCGGCCCGAGCCGAGTTTGCAGGAGATGGCTGAGCTGGAGCGGCGTTCGAATGCGGCCAAAGCTTTTGCTTTCATGGTGGGTACAAGCCGGAGCATAAGCAGCGGCACGGCCACAGTTGAAGGGGTGACCATCAATGCCGTTTCGCACGATTATGCCGAAGTGATGCCGTTCGACCTGGAGGCCGGACGCTATTTTACCCCGCTCGAATCGCAGAGCGGCCGCAACGTCATCATCATAGGGGCCGAAGTGCGCGAGGCCATTTTCCCCAATACCGACCCCATCGGCCAACAGGTGAAAGTGTTCGGCAGACGCATGGAAGTGATCGGCCTGCTGAAAAAACAAGGCGAAAACCTCTTTGGCAACTCCAACGACAAATCGGCCATCATCCCGGTGAACTTCGCACGCAACGTGATGGATATACGCGACCGTGGTACTAACATCCTTGTCAAAGCCAAGCCCGGTGTGAGCAATGCCGAGCTGAAAGACGAGCTCACCGGACTGATGCGCTCGGTGCGTAAGCTCAAACCCGCTGCCGAAGACAATTTTGCCATCAACGAAATGGACTTGATCAACAAGTCGTTCGACCAGCTTTTTGGCGTGATTGCCGTGGTTGGATGGATCATAGGCGGGTTCTCGCTGCTGGTGGGCGGTTTTGGCATTGCCAACATCATGTTTGTTTCGGTGAAGGAACGCACCAGTCAGATTGGCATCCAGAAAGCCCTTGGTGCAAAAAACTACTTCATTCTGGTGCAGTTTCTGCTCGAGGCCGTTTTCCTGGCCGTGATGGGGGGCATCGTCGGACTTGCCATCGTGTTTTTGCTGGCGCTGGTTGTTACCCTGACAACCAGTTTTACCCTCACCCTGTCGTTGCAAAACATCCTGCTGGGATTGTTTGTGTCGGGATTTATCGGCCTGATTTCCGGGTTTTTACCGGCCTGGTCTGCTTCCAGGCTCGATCCCGTGGAAGCCATGCGGTCGAACTTTTAA
- the recJ gene encoding single-stranded-DNA-specific exonuclease RecJ, with protein MDFRWVLKQQGDSEVVRRLAEVLSVDTNIANLLAQRDISSFEEARYFFRPDFDQLHDPYLMKDMDKAVARIRQAIQNNEKVLIYGDYDVDGTTSVAMMYTYLKKFFKKRIAFYIPDRYEEGYGISYKGIDYAAEKGFNLVVALDCGIKAVEKIRYANEKQVDFIICDHHRPGDELPEAVAVLDTKRPDCSYPFKELSGCGVGFKLLSALSAELGETFDSITGLLDLVAISIAADIVPITGENRVLAHYGLKLLNTRPRPGIEAVLRFAQVNKREEENGANGLYFNRELTISDLVFLIGPRINAAGRIERASDSVRLLLADKMSHAEKLASAINDLNNERRSLDNQITEEALQMIEENPGLQTSKTTVLFNENWHKGVIGIVASRLTDTYYRPTIILTRSNNLITGSARSIKHFDVYDAIDHCSDLLEHFGGHKYAAGLSLRPENLELFRERFNAYVSSVIEDHMLVPEIEIDIVLNLNDITPKFVRILKQFAPFGPGNMSPVFRTDGVVDTGRSRIVGKNHIKLELFQPSTQSEAFQAIAFQQGQHYELIRTGRPFSICYHIEENEWMGKSYLQLNVKDIKFPD; from the coding sequence ATGGATTTCCGATGGGTACTGAAGCAACAAGGTGATAGTGAGGTCGTAAGAAGGCTTGCCGAGGTATTGTCCGTCGATACGAACATTGCCAATCTGCTGGCGCAACGCGATATCAGCTCGTTCGAAGAGGCCAGGTATTTCTTCCGGCCAGATTTCGACCAGCTGCACGATCCCTATCTGATGAAAGATATGGACAAGGCCGTAGCGCGCATCAGGCAGGCCATTCAAAACAACGAAAAGGTCCTCATTTATGGCGACTACGATGTGGACGGCACCACCTCGGTGGCCATGATGTACACTTACCTGAAGAAGTTCTTCAAAAAACGCATCGCATTTTATATCCCCGACCGTTACGAGGAGGGCTACGGCATTTCGTACAAAGGGATTGATTATGCCGCTGAAAAGGGGTTCAATCTGGTGGTGGCGCTCGACTGTGGGATCAAGGCTGTTGAGAAGATCAGATATGCCAACGAGAAGCAGGTGGATTTTATTATCTGCGATCACCACAGGCCGGGCGACGAGTTGCCCGAAGCCGTGGCCGTGCTCGATACCAAACGGCCCGACTGTTCCTATCCTTTCAAAGAGCTCAGCGGTTGCGGGGTGGGTTTCAAGCTGTTGTCGGCCCTTTCGGCCGAGCTGGGCGAAACCTTCGACAGCATCACCGGTCTGCTCGACCTGGTGGCTATCAGTATTGCCGCTGACATTGTTCCCATCACCGGCGAAAACCGTGTGCTTGCCCACTATGGCCTGAAGCTGCTCAACACACGCCCAAGGCCCGGCATCGAAGCCGTGTTGCGTTTTGCCCAGGTGAACAAACGCGAGGAAGAAAATGGTGCCAACGGCCTGTATTTCAACCGCGAACTTACCATCAGCGATCTGGTTTTTCTCATCGGTCCACGAATCAACGCCGCAGGAAGGATAGAAAGAGCCAGCGATTCGGTGCGTCTGTTGCTTGCCGACAAAATGAGCCATGCCGAAAAACTCGCCTCGGCCATCAACGACCTGAACAACGAACGACGCAGCCTCGACAACCAGATCACCGAGGAAGCCCTGCAGATGATTGAGGAAAACCCCGGGCTACAAACCTCAAAAACCACCGTTCTTTTCAACGAAAACTGGCATAAAGGGGTGATTGGTATTGTAGCTTCGCGACTTACCGACACCTATTACCGGCCTACCATCATCCTCACCCGCTCGAACAACCTGATCACAGGTTCGGCCCGCTCCATCAAACACTTCGATGTGTATGATGCCATCGACCATTGTTCGGATCTGCTCGAGCACTTTGGCGGACATAAATATGCCGCAGGCCTTTCGCTCAGGCCCGAAAACCTGGAACTATTCCGCGAACGCTTCAATGCCTATGTGAGCAGCGTGATTGAAGATCATATGCTCGTGCCTGAAATAGAAATTGATATTGTATTGAACCTCAACGACATCACGCCGAAGTTTGTGCGCATACTGAAACAATTTGCACCATTCGGGCCGGGCAATATGTCGCCCGTCTTCCGCACCGACGGGGTGGTGGATACCGGCCGTTCGCGCATTGTAGGAAAAAACCATATCAAGCTCGAGCTTTTTCAGCCCTCAACCCAGTCCGAAGCTTTTCAGGCCATAGCGTTTCAGCAAGGCCAGCATTATGAGCTGATCCGCACCGGAAGGCCATTCAGCATCTGTTACCACATCGAAGAGAATGAATGGATGGGCAAATCGTACCTTCAGCTCAATGTGAAGGACATTAAATTTCCGGATTGA
- a CDS encoding DUF308 domain-containing protein, translating to MFILVRNWWIYLLNGLIALLYGFMALFLSAATAEAIAWYAGLAILLFGLVVLVVTINRLRSGMPWGLLMLQAVVYMAAGATIMVYTRETLSLFVAVIGILALLAGVFQLVVLVNLGNRFEGKNLGLTNALLTLLFGLLLLLNPFAFAQAVVILSGIVSLFAGVLLLWFGWQLRKIAREDLPVNPEI from the coding sequence ATGTTTATACTCGTCCGGAACTGGTGGATTTATCTTTTGAACGGCCTCATTGCGCTGCTTTATGGGTTTATGGCCTTGTTTTTATCGGCAGCCACAGCCGAAGCCATTGCCTGGTATGCGGGCTTGGCCATATTGCTTTTTGGTTTGGTGGTGCTTGTGGTCACCATCAATCGCCTACGCAGCGGAATGCCATGGGGTTTGCTCATGCTGCAGGCCGTAGTGTATATGGCAGCCGGGGCCACTATCATGGTTTACACGCGCGAAACTTTAAGCCTTTTTGTGGCTGTGATAGGCATCCTTGCCCTGCTTGCCGGCGTGTTTCAGCTGGTGGTGCTGGTCAATCTGGGCAACCGCTTCGAGGGCAAAAACCTTGGCCTGACCAATGCCCTGCTCACCCTGCTGTTTGGACTGCTTTTGCTGCTGAATCCCTTTGCTTTTGCGCAGGCGGTTGTTATTCTGAGCGGAATCGTTTCGCTCTTTGCCGGGGTGTTGTTGTTGTGGTTTGGCTGGCAGCTCCGGAAAATAGCCCGGGAGGATTTGCCCGTCAATCCGGAAATTTAA
- a CDS encoding LysE family transporter — protein sequence MTAIIGEGILLGLTLATFFGLGPAFFALVQTSIHRGLLPAAILAFGIFLCDVLMVFLCLVGAVQIITEPSNQLWFGLASGMILIIFGLVTYSRKPVQPVGDNDLLPAQSRQPRLLTYFAKGFVMNIINPFVWIFWIGVVVGISARYGGHEKELRWFFSGTLLTVLITDLLKAYGAYNIKRLLTPSKIHMLNRIAGVGLVGFGLFVIGRVLFDYI from the coding sequence ATGACAGCAATCATCGGCGAGGGCATTCTGCTCGGACTCACTTTGGCCACCTTCTTTGGGCTGGGGCCGGCATTCTTTGCCCTGGTACAAACAAGCATCCACCGTGGCCTGCTGCCTGCTGCCATACTTGCCTTCGGTATCTTTCTGTGCGATGTGCTGATGGTATTTCTATGCCTGGTGGGTGCTGTGCAAATCATCACCGAGCCCAGCAATCAGCTGTGGTTTGGACTGGCCAGTGGCATGATCCTCATCATCTTCGGCCTGGTCACCTACAGCCGCAAACCCGTGCAACCTGTCGGCGACAATGACCTGCTGCCGGCCCAGTCGCGGCAGCCACGCCTGCTTACCTATTTTGCCAAAGGTTTTGTGATGAACATCATCAATCCATTTGTCTGGATTTTCTGGATTGGCGTGGTGGTGGGGATCTCGGCACGCTATGGAGGACACGAAAAAGAACTGCGCTGGTTTTTTTCGGGCACTTTACTCACTGTGCTGATCACCGACCTGCTTAAAGCATACGGAGCCTACAACATCAAACGCCTGCTCACGCCATCCAAGATCCATATGCTGAACCGCATTGCCGGCGTTGGTCTGGTGGGTTTTGGCCTTTTTGTAATCGGGCGGGTCCTTTTCGATTACATCTGA
- a CDS encoding GH3 auxin-responsive promoter family protein yields MPILGALIKKAYELRHMPVEMRISRLKPVDAQQKELRKLLRKAQFTAFGEHYGFENILESRDMANTFRNAVPVFDYNSMYKQWWYRALNGEAYVSWPGKVKYFALSSGTSEASSKHIPITQDMLNSIKKASIRQLVSSAKYNFPTHFYEKGMLMIGGSTHLQYNGTYFAGDLSGITAANIPFWFEHFYKPGRRISRTTDWATKLAEMVRKAPSWDIGVIVGVPAWVQILLERIIEAYKLNTIHDIWPNLTVYVHSGVSFAPYEKSFEKLFGKPVIYSESYLASEGYIAYQTRLDRRIMQLIVDNGIYFEFIPFNEKNFDDEGNLKENPETLHLGEVQDDVEYALLLSTNAGAWRYLIGDTIKFTDARNCELVITGRTKQFLSLAGEHLSVENMTRAIEMLQDEFNIVVKEFTVTGFRHGSMFAHRWYLGTDNSIDPRLAARKIDEYLCKLNDDYMVERTEAITDVFCEVLPSQVFYDYLRKQGKEGSAVKFPRVLKGQRHDHWADFLREKGYAIP; encoded by the coding sequence ATGCCTATCCTTGGTGCTTTGATCAAAAAGGCTTATGAGCTGCGGCACATGCCTGTAGAGATGAGAATCAGCCGGCTCAAACCAGTTGATGCCCAGCAGAAAGAGCTGCGCAAATTGCTTCGTAAAGCCCAGTTTACGGCTTTTGGGGAGCATTATGGCTTCGAAAATATTCTGGAAAGCCGCGATATGGCCAATACTTTCCGCAATGCCGTGCCGGTGTTCGACTACAACAGCATGTACAAGCAGTGGTGGTACCGTGCGCTCAATGGCGAGGCTTATGTGAGCTGGCCCGGAAAGGTGAAGTATTTTGCCCTGAGTTCGGGTACTTCCGAAGCCTCGAGCAAACACATCCCCATCACACAGGATATGCTCAACAGCATCAAAAAGGCCAGCATCAGGCAGTTGGTTTCGTCGGCCAAGTATAATTTTCCGACACACTTCTACGAGAAAGGGATGCTGATGATTGGCGGAAGCACCCATCTGCAGTACAATGGCACCTATTTTGCCGGCGACCTGTCGGGCATCACAGCGGCCAACATCCCTTTCTGGTTCGAGCACTTTTATAAACCCGGCCGTCGCATCTCGCGCACTACCGACTGGGCCACCAAGCTGGCCGAAATGGTGCGCAAAGCCCCAAGCTGGGACATAGGTGTCATTGTCGGTGTACCTGCCTGGGTACAGATTTTGCTCGAACGCATCATCGAAGCCTACAAACTCAATACCATCCACGACATCTGGCCCAACCTGACTGTGTATGTCCACAGCGGGGTTTCGTTTGCTCCTTATGAGAAAAGCTTCGAAAAACTCTTTGGAAAACCGGTGATCTATTCCGAGAGTTATCTGGCCTCGGAAGGCTATATTGCCTACCAGACCCGCCTCGATCGTCGGATTATGCAGCTGATTGTGGATAATGGCATCTACTTCGAGTTTATACCTTTCAACGAAAAGAATTTCGACGACGAGGGCAACCTGAAAGAAAATCCGGAAACGCTGCATCTTGGTGAGGTTCAGGACGATGTGGAATATGCCCTGTTGCTCTCGACCAATGCCGGCGCCTGGCGCTACCTCATCGGCGATACCATCAAATTCACCGATGCCCGTAATTGCGAGCTGGTCATTACCGGTCGCACCAAGCAATTTCTCAGCCTTGCAGGCGAACACTTGTCGGTCGAAAATATGACCCGGGCCATCGAAATGCTTCAGGACGAATTCAATATCGTGGTTAAGGAGTTCACTGTCACAGGCTTCCGGCATGGTTCCATGTTTGCCCACCGCTGGTATCTGGGCACCGACAACAGCATCGATCCCAGGCTGGCTGCCCGCAAGATTGACGAATACCTGTGCAAGCTCAACGACGACTACATGGTGGAGCGCACCGAAGCCATTACCGATGTGTTTTGCGAAGTCTTGCCCTCGCAGGTGTTCTACGACTACCTCCGCAAACAGGGCAAAGAGGGCAGTGCCGTGAAGTTTCCCAGGGTGCTCAAGGGTCAGCGCCACGACCACTGGGCTGATTTTCTGCGCGAAAAAGGTTATGCCATACCTTAA
- a CDS encoding BamA/TamA family outer membrane protein, translated as MKTKLLAVTVALMLAVFPVSAQEGDGADQQKNEKVKTGWTFGALPAVSYNTDLGFQYGALVNLFNFGDGSSYPKYMHSLYAEVSRYTKGSGINRFFIDSEHLIPNIRTTVDISYLTDKALDFFGFNGYEAVFNPEWQSTDEAGYITRMFYRHERNTFKATADFQGKLGDSKFRWVAGAGLLKHNIGPVDIARLNKGRDSADMLPNVPGLYQKYVEWGVIKANEKDGGWGNHIKIGLVYDTRDFEPNPMKGIWSEVVLFVAPEFLGNGDFGFTKISATHRQYFTLVEDKLSFVYHVNYQGTILGKAPFYMQPYVINSFNNSSNIDGLGGSKSLRGVVRNRVVGDGMAFANAEFRWKVFRTRVLNQNFYLGLNAFADAGRVVQKMDLDKSGVPDTFVIGGKTYNKSEFFSNDDEGLHTTAGAGLRFVLNENFIVAVDYGRAFDKRDGKAGLYIGLNYLF; from the coding sequence ATGAAAACCAAACTGCTCGCAGTCACGGTGGCGCTAATGCTCGCGGTGTTTCCGGTATCGGCACAGGAAGGAGACGGAGCCGATCAGCAAAAAAACGAAAAGGTAAAAACCGGCTGGACCTTTGGGGCGCTGCCTGCAGTTTCGTACAATACCGACCTTGGATTTCAGTACGGGGCGCTGGTCAACCTTTTCAATTTTGGCGACGGAAGCTCATATCCGAAATACATGCATTCGCTTTATGCCGAAGTATCGCGCTATACCAAAGGCAGTGGCATCAACAGGTTTTTCATCGATTCGGAACACCTGATTCCAAACATCAGGACCACAGTGGACATCAGTTATCTCACTGATAAGGCCCTCGATTTTTTCGGATTCAATGGCTACGAAGCTGTTTTCAATCCCGAATGGCAATCCACCGACGAGGCCGGCTACATCACGCGCATGTTTTACCGCCACGAACGCAATACCTTCAAAGCCACAGCCGACTTTCAGGGCAAGCTGGGCGACAGTAAATTCCGCTGGGTGGCAGGTGCCGGTTTGCTTAAACACAACATTGGACCAGTGGACATTGCAAGGCTCAACAAAGGGAGGGATTCGGCCGACATGCTGCCCAACGTGCCCGGACTGTATCAGAAATACGTGGAATGGGGTGTGATAAAGGCAAATGAAAAAGACGGTGGCTGGGGCAACCACATCAAAATTGGCCTGGTGTACGACACCCGCGACTTCGAACCCAACCCCATGAAAGGCATCTGGTCGGAGGTGGTGCTCTTTGTCGCTCCGGAATTTCTGGGCAATGGCGACTTTGGCTTTACCAAAATTTCGGCTACCCACCGCCAATATTTCACCCTGGTTGAAGACAAGTTATCGTTTGTGTATCATGTTAACTATCAGGGTACTATCCTGGGTAAGGCCCCCTTCTACATGCAGCCTTATGTGATCAATTCGTTCAACAACAGCTCGAACATCGACGGACTGGGTGGTTCCAAATCGTTGCGCGGTGTGGTTCGCAACCGGGTGGTTGGCGATGGCATGGCATTTGCCAATGCTGAGTTTCGCTGGAAAGTATTCCGGACCAGGGTGCTCAATCAGAACTTTTATCTTGGGCTCAATGCCTTTGCCGATGCCGGAAGGGTGGTTCAGAAAATGGACCTCGACAAGAGCGGAGTGCCTGATACTTTTGTGATCGGAGGCAAGACCTACAACAAATCAGAGTTTTTCAGCAACGACGACGAAGGGCTGCACACCACTGCCGGAGCCGGGCTGCGCTTTGTGCTCAACGAGAATTTCATTGTTGCTGTTGACTATGGCCGCGCTTTTGACAAACGTGATGGAAAAGCCGGGCTTTATATTGGGCTTAATTACCTGTTTTAG
- a CDS encoding S9 family peptidase has protein sequence MKLRYLTFTGLLLVANFFSVMAQAPQSGRPPLIPLEDFFRNPERTSFNISPDGKYISFLAPYESRMNIHVQAVGSDKVTRLTKETDRDIAGYYWANNKRLLYLKDNGGDENFALYGVDLNGKNLRCLTCFENVRTQIIDDLEDQPDFVIVGLNKRNPMVFDPYRLNIVTGEMTMLAENPGNIQGWMTDHDGKLRVATAIVDGVNTQLLYRNSEEEEFRPVITTSFKESVSPAFFTFDNKQLYAISNLGRDKSAAVIFDPETASETLLLYQNDTFDLSGLSYSRKRKVITAASYTSWKRERHFFDEQSRNLYQRLETLLPGYEISLSASDKNETVFIVRTYSDRSLGAYYIYDSKKDKLTKIQDVSPWLNEDHMAEIKPVSYRARDGFIIHGYLTLPKGVEPKNLPVVINPHGGPWARDNWGFNPEVQFLANRGYAVLQMNFRGSTGYGRSFLEAGFRQWGLSMQTDITDGVYWLILQGIADPKRVAIYGASYGGYATLQGLVADPLLYAAGVDYVGVSNLFTFMNTIPPYWKPLLDMMYEMVGHPEKDKAQFEATSPALNADRILAPLFVAQGAKDPRVNIAESDQIVEALRKRGVDVEYMVKENEGHGFRNEENRFDFYRAMERFLDKHLKN, from the coding sequence ATGAAACTTCGTTATTTAACCTTCACCGGCCTGTTGCTGGTGGCAAATTTTTTCAGCGTTATGGCACAAGCACCCCAATCGGGACGTCCGCCCCTGATTCCGCTCGAGGATTTTTTCCGCAATCCTGAGCGCACCTCATTCAACATCAGCCCCGACGGAAAATACATTTCGTTTCTGGCACCCTACGAAAGCCGCATGAACATCCATGTACAAGCCGTGGGGAGCGACAAGGTAACCCGCCTGACCAAGGAAACCGACCGCGACATTGCCGGATACTACTGGGCAAACAACAAACGGCTGCTTTACCTGAAAGACAATGGCGGCGACGAAAACTTTGCCCTCTACGGTGTTGACCTCAACGGAAAAAACCTGCGTTGCCTCACCTGTTTCGAGAATGTGCGCACCCAGATCATCGACGACCTTGAAGACCAGCCCGACTTTGTGATTGTGGGCCTCAACAAGCGCAACCCCATGGTGTTCGATCCCTACCGGCTCAACATAGTAACCGGCGAGATGACCATGCTGGCCGAAAACCCCGGCAACATCCAAGGATGGATGACCGACCACGACGGCAAACTCAGGGTGGCCACAGCCATTGTGGACGGGGTAAACACCCAGCTGCTCTACCGCAACAGCGAAGAAGAGGAATTCCGGCCGGTCATCACAACAAGCTTCAAAGAGTCGGTCAGCCCGGCCTTTTTCACTTTCGACAACAAGCAGTTGTATGCCATTTCGAACCTCGGACGCGACAAAAGCGCTGCTGTGATCTTCGATCCCGAAACAGCAAGCGAAACCCTGTTGCTTTACCAAAACGACACCTTCGACCTGAGCGGCCTCAGCTACTCGCGCAAACGCAAGGTGATCACCGCAGCCAGCTATACATCCTGGAAACGCGAAAGGCACTTCTTCGACGAGCAAAGCCGCAATTTATACCAGCGCCTTGAAACGCTGCTGCCGGGCTATGAGATTTCGCTCTCTGCCAGCGATAAAAACGAAACTGTTTTTATCGTCCGCACCTACAGCGACCGCTCCCTCGGCGCTTATTACATCTACGACAGCAAAAAGGATAAGCTGACCAAAATTCAGGACGTGAGCCCCTGGCTCAACGAAGACCACATGGCCGAAATCAAACCGGTGAGCTATCGTGCGCGCGACGGATTTATCATTCACGGCTACCTCACCCTTCCAAAAGGCGTTGAACCCAAAAATCTTCCGGTCGTCATCAATCCGCATGGTGGCCCCTGGGCACGCGACAACTGGGGGTTCAATCCTGAAGTGCAGTTTTTGGCCAACCGGGGCTATGCCGTGCTGCAAATGAACTTCCGTGGCTCAACGGGTTATGGCCGTTCATTCCTCGAAGCCGGCTTCCGCCAGTGGGGTCTGAGTATGCAAACCGATATCACCGATGGGGTGTACTGGCTTATCCTTCAGGGTATTGCCGACCCGAAACGCGTGGCCATCTATGGCGCCAGCTACGGCGGCTATGCCACACTGCAGGGCCTGGTGGCCGACCCTCTGCTCTACGCAGCCGGTGTGGATTATGTGGGGGTGTCGAATTTGTTCACCTTCATGAACACCATCCCGCCTTACTGGAAACCCCTGCTCGATATGATGTACGAAATGGTGGGGCATCCCGAAAAAGACAAAGCACAGTTTGAAGCCACCTCCCCCGCACTGAATGCCGACCGCATTCTTGCACCCCTGTTTGTGGCCCAGGGTGCCAAAGACCCCAGGGTAAATATTGCCGAATCGGATCAGATTGTGGAGGCACTGCGCAAACGTGGGGTGGACGTGGAATATATGGTCAAAGAAAACGAAGGTCACGGATTCCGCAACGAAGAAAACCGCTTCGACTTCTACAGGGCGATGGAACGATTCCTCGACAAACACCTGAAAAACTAA